In Botrytis cinerea B05.10 chromosome 3, complete sequence, the genomic stretch TGGCAATACCAAGAACAACGCGGGAAACCATTCGCTAAAGCCATCACCAGCCGGACAGATTGTTTCCAAGAATTTGCGAGTTCGGAGTAACATATTACCTCTGCCTACGCCATCCGGAACGTAGTTCAAGACTAGAGAAAGACTGATGATGTTAAATTTCTCAGTTTCGTCCTTCGGTAGCGGTCGTTCCATGAAATCCTGTTGTGTAATTCCCTCCGATTGACTATTTAGATCAATTCTCTCAACATGAAAGGTATGACTTCTCGAACAAGCATTTGTAGTGCTCAAAGCTCCAACTTCTAACATGCGAACAGGTGACTTCTTTTCAACGAGGCCCTTAAGATCTTTACATAGAGGCGCTAGCCAATCCATCAAGATTTTGCTACTATCTCCACCTCTATCGCTGCCCTGCCCGATTAGACTTGCACGTTGATAGCTTTCCAATCCCCCTTGTGAAGCAATCTCACGTGTTAGTGCCGCTGCCTTAACCTCATCACCGTCTGCTAACGCCTTGGCCTTTTGCTTTTCCAACGTATGATGCTTACGGATAATTGTTCGAGTAGCTTTGCTTGAAATACGTTGAGCTGGTTTCTTGATCGTGGGTGGTCGACCTTGTGAGAGTGACTtaagttttgttttcttgttgATACCCATGgtgaaagatttgagaaCTTCAAATCAATGCCGAAATCAGCACGAATCTTCACGAGCGAAGAAAAACACGGAAGATATTCACGAGTATGAAAGAAACGAAGTTAGTCAATTAATAACGGAAGATTAAACCCAACTAGTACATAAAGTATTTACTTCGAAAAATTATATGGAAAATGCATCCCTAGTCAATTCTTCGGTATCCGGCAAAACATTTTCTCCGGTTAGCGAAAATTTCGCCCACGATGTGTGAATTCAACTTTTTCTCTCCAGATATTTTCTCGAAGCAATCCATCAACTCGACAACTCAATTCCAATACTAATCCCTCAGGAAGTATATTCGTCGAAATGGCTCCAGTAGCAAAGAAAGGTACAGTCTCCTTTCTCTCAAATTCGCATTGATCGCATTTCTTAAACGCAATATCGTCCTCGGAAAATATTGCGACCGCTTTGAGATTAcgaaatatgaaaatatttcCAGATACAACGGGAAGGAATGCGAAAGATGCGCACCAGCAGTAGCAGATATTGCGAGTTCTTCAAGAGCGCTTGCTGATGCGTAAGTTTTAATAGGTGCCGCCGCCAAGGGTGGTAACAAGAAGGCCAATGCCGCTGCTAAGGCTACCTTGAAGGGTGTAAGTTCTTCCTGACCATTGTTGGGATTAATATTTGATACTGATGATTCTATCAGGTTCACTCCCACAAGGTCCGCAAGGTCCGTCTCTCGACCACCTTCCGCAGACCCAAGACCCTCCAACTCTCCCGTGCACCAAAGTACCCACGTACTTCCATCGTTTCCCAACCCCGTCTCGATGAGCACAAGGTTATCATCCACCCATTGAACACCGAGAGCGCCATGAAGAAGATCGAGGAGAACAACACCCTTGTCTTCATTGTCGACATCAAGGCAAACAAGGCTCAAATCAAGGAGGCCTTGAAGAAGCTTTACGACATTGACACCGTCAAGATCAACACCCTCATCAGGTAAATTCAAGTCAAAGTACTCGGTTGTGTGCAATTACTAACATATCGACCACAGACCTGATGGATCCAAGAAGGCCTTCGCCCGCCTTACCGCTGATGTTGATGCTCTTGACATTGCTGCCACCAAGCTCGCCATTGTCTAAATTATCAAAACTGGGAGTGGAATTAGGAATCTGGATTTGAGggaaataaaaagttttatgGTTGGGAGTAACAACCAGCTTTTTCTACGATTGGTCGATACCCACATCCATTTAGCGTAATgagatgattttcaaaatgtgtaTACCAATGCAGTATTATCCTGTCAATGACAATTTCTGATACACTTGAACTTGAACATGCTTTCTTAGTGAAGGCTCTTGATGATCTACATCTGTTACGTTACTGGTACTACATTCATGTTTTTTAATGAATCGCGTACCTGGGAATGAGCTTGACTTGCGAATGCATAGAAGATTCTTGTGAAACCCTGAAGTTCCATCTGCAAAAGGGACATCACTTATGACAAATTGAACTCGTACTTCCAAATTTACGAGCATCTAGAAGTGATTGTCAAATCGTATGTTGGACTAACATCCTCTCACAAAATGGTTGTGTATCCATCGACTTTGCCACTTTCTACCCTCCACACATCAAAACAGCCAAGCATCATTCATCGACTTCCTCCACGAccagatcaagatcaagatctTGTAAAAAAGGATATCATGTTACTCATTGATCCCATATCACATAGCATATCCGCCTAGAATTCTATTCATACAAAAGACACCACTCATGCATGCCTCATTTAATCCACATACCCCGTGTACCACTGCACCCCCCTCCCTCAACTTGTGATACTATAAACAAGTAGAGGAGAATATACATATCTATCCCAACACCGACTTTTCCCctcaccccatcccatcccatcccatcacccTCGTAATCATacatcccctcccctcctcctccccaaaCTCAACACCCCATGCAACATCCAACCTAAGCCCCCCCATTCGTCCTCATCGTATTCAAATGCGTAATCACCGCCATACTACTATCCAAAAATCTCTCTACGCAATTCATCGTGCAGCTCTCCTCACTCTTATCCAGCTTGCCGCTGCGGATACTGCCCGTTACGCACTTCTTCCAGCACACGTCGGTCAGGGAGTGAACGGCTACAATGGGGGAGAGAGTTCGTTAGCTTGttgttcaatattttttgGAGGGAGCTCTCGCTCTAGTCGTGTCTTCGATTACTTCTCCCTCTTGCgtgaaggggaggggggggggggggggaagagGGGTATCACAATTCCCGATTCCCCCCAGAAATCTCCCCCAAACAACCGCCCTCAAAGACAAACCCCAAGAGAAAACGAAACGAAAAAGGAAGTTAGAAATTcctcaaagaaaaaaagaaaaagaaaaaacataCACTGTTGAATCCTAGCCTTCTGAGTCTCATTGACAATAAACTGTTGCAATTCCTGCTTGTCTCTATCCGACAACTTGGAGAGATCCGGTGTTTGTTGAAGAGATGAGGaatccatttttcttttgcgtATCGAGAAGTTCGCAGTTGTGTATTGAGATTTGATTGGGATGGGGGAAAGGTTTCTATGTGTGCGACTGAGAAATTGGTGGtttgaaattcaatgatTTTGTGCTGGAGCTTGAGAGAGCTTCAGAAATTTTGCTGGGTTCAAAGATTATCGGTATCAGCGTCATTAATCGAGTCACGTGGAATATTCTTTTTGGCCGCTTCAACATATGACGGACGGCTAAACATCTTGAAGCGCGTATCAATTATCACATTACTAAAGTCATGCAATTCATACATTGTAGGTATTATCTGGTTTATTATTAACAGTATCAAAATCTAAAGGCATTTACAATATATCCAAAAGATCCGTAATAGTAACACCTGATTTTAGCCCAATTTCTGTACCACATCGCAAACCCTCTCAACAGTATTATTAGCTCAAGCACTATTTTCCCCACGAGAATCTAAATGTATCTATACCGTCTTGCAAGGGCCAAGGAAGCAAGAGTGAAAACCACCAATATACCTAAAATTGTAAAGAACGGAATGAGACCGCCCGAGTTCATGAAAGGAACAGCAACATTCATACCAAACATACCACATACCAAGTTAAGAGGAACGAGGATGGAGGCGAGGAGGGTAATCTTGCTGAGAACCTTGTTTGCGTTGTTCCCTTGGGTGATGTTGTCGATTGAAAGCTGTGCGAGGTAATTGCTGTGCGATCTTGAGAGCATCTTCTCAGAGTGACCCAAACTGGTCATCATAGTGACAACGTGATCTTGAATATCGCCAAGATACATACCAATATCCATATGAGGAGTAACGAGGTAATTTGAATTACAGCGCTTTGTGAACCCTCTCAAGACATCGGCCTTGCCGCCCAGAAGTTTCATTAGACCCATAACATTCTTTCGAACCATGCCGATTTTTCGCAAAAAGGCATGCATGTCATCACTTCGAGCAATAAAGACCTGATCCTCAATCGTGTCTGTCTCATTGTCGATCTTGTGGATAACAGGGCCGAAGGTATCAACGATGTGATCACTGGGAAGTGGTTAGTTCATAATCTCGGTGGCTTGTTAGGAGAACTTACATTAGCGCGTAGCAAATCCAATCGCTATTCAAAGACAAATAATCCTTCAGCAATGTGATACGCTTGCGAACACTGCCTGCATGTGGATTTGGCGAGAAACTAAAGCTGAGTAGACCCTCTCGGAATACAATGACATAGATGTTGAATGGATCGTATTCCTGGCCGTCCTCAATCTCTACAACGCTAAAGGAACGGAAACAAGCGAAGTAGTACGAAGGGAAGAGTTCGATCTTCTCTCGCGTTTCTTGAGCTGTGATATCCTCGATGGTCAAGGGATGGACGCCAAATGCCTCGCAAATCACACGAACCTCGTCCTCTGTCGGGCTGTTCATATTCAACCACCAAACACTCTCCCcttgttgttcttcttcttgtggaGGAGTGAAGAGGGTTCTTATATCTTCTCCTGGCAGGATGAGATCACCAAATTCTGATGCGTGAATGCTATCTACCCCGTGCGAGGAAAAGTATTCAAACCTATTAGTGTCTGGGTGCGATTGCTTTGGTCGGGAAAGTTCTTCGAGGCTAGATAAATCCAACTTCTCGTTGATTGATGGTGGACCCGAAGGAATATCAACAACTGTACCTTCCGATGTAACAATCGTGGGCAGCGTACCATTGGTTCTCAAATCGTGGAAGATTCGAGGTTGCGTATGGTTTATAGGAGTCTTTGAACgattctcttcctccaaaATGAAATCCTCGAGGgtttcaaaattgatttgtAGAGTGTTTTTGGTTGGAGAAGCATGTAAAGGGAAGCAAACATCCTCCTTTGCCGACTTGCAGGAACTTGCAAAGCTCTTTGCATCGTTATCGTTAGTGTAGCGTCTGCTACGAAATGTACGATGGCTTCTGTGACTAGCGCGTGATTCTGTTCTATGAAGAGCATTATGATCTTCAAGCCGTCTGGCATCTGCAAATATCTTTCCAGGGTTCGGGTCTGAAATAGACATTTCTCGTTCTCTCCTTCTTGCATCTGCGAATGCTTTCACTGAGCTTGGTGGCGATAGGGAACGGATATCAGCAGTGGCCGCGGTTCCTCTACGACTTCTATCTGCCATTCGAATGGCCATTGGAGATACACCTCGCGAGTCCTCGTCGACAATGGCTTCCTCGAAATCTCTTGCGATTGTTTGGAGAAGTGTGTTGTTTACACGTGCTAGGTCTGGACTCTGTGGAGCTCGAGGAGATGGGGCCTGCATGCTATCGATAGTGCCGCTGCGAGAACGAGCCTTTGGCAGAGCTTGGGTTTGATGTCTGTGGTCATCTAATTCTGGCACCGGCGTGCTGTAGCCGGTGTCGAGGGAGGTGTCTTCGTGTTCAGACATTTTAAGTTGTGATATTATAAGTAAGATATATTTGAGTTAAGTTTCTGCATGCTAATTAGCCATTGGACCCCTAAGGTTACAACCATAACGACATACATATTTCTAGGAAGCCAAAGCTTTCAAAGTCTAGGCAGGTCGCAACGAGCGCCCACCGCTTGTTTGGCGTCAATTTGATAGTTGGCTTTGCACAGGTGCTCCCTGTACAGTGTGATTTTTAGTGAAGAATGGCTACTCGTCCATCCGCTACCCCTTTTTGGATTGTGTGTATAGTTGCAGTTGGAAGTTTCGTTTTTGGATTGCTTAAAGTGCAATTATGGGGGTTTCTTGTCGCCTCCGCAGTAGGCCCAGATCTTCACTGGACCGAGGAGGGGACGGATGAAGGAAAAGCCTTGGAATACGAGTCCCGCCAATTTGGTGGTTGGTTATCTATGAAGCCGTTGAGGCGTGGAGTCGAGATGAAATGACGCTCGAGTTCGACAATCGCTCTGATGCGacaatttgaatatttcgaCGTGGGACAGTATTTGAATGAATTCGATCGTGGCTTGGGTTGTTGGAAGGGTGGAGACGTAGGGTTTATGGGTGGCCGGTCTTGCGTTGAAGTTTTTCGAGGTAGAGAAGTTGAAAAAAAGGTCGGCCGGTTTTATGTAGTGTTGGGAGCCCTAAGCGTACTCGATGTGTTACGGCGCAGAGCACAGCCAATGGCCAAATAATAGATACGTGGAGAGGTGCTAATCGCAGAGTGGGATTGAAAGATAATAGTCAAAATGCTAAATATTgtgtataaatataaaaaagggAGTTGAAAGGTCGAAACCAATCCGATGTTGTTTGAGTTGTATTTTTTCAAGGAGGACAAGAAGTGGAGtgggaggaagaagaaagcttgaAAGAGAAATCTTGGTGGAGGCGCTTACTAGTGTACGGcggtgggtggtgggtggagGGTGGTGTCCAGAACAGTCATACTTCGTACTTCCTtattcctcatcatccatccattggAGAGAAGTGAGTTTGGTGGAGCGGAATTGGTGGAGAAGTGATGGCGAATTGGCCTGCCAAACTGCAGTTCTCAGACATGATATATACATTGTGGACGaagtatgtatatatagcaTGTGGTTAGGTAGTTAGGTAGTCGGGTATCAATTACCATTATATTCCGGTAGGTCTCACATATCCATGAGATTAGATCGCCCACATCAATTCCCTCGCTTCAAAATCGTCTCTCCCACATGAACAACTTCCCTCCACCTCATGGCAAAATCCTTCTGCTCGGGGCCATCGAGGCATTTGGCGTGGTGTGACTGTGTATCACCAGCAAAAGGCCAAGACCTGGCCTTGTTCTTCGGC encodes the following:
- the Bcbmt2 gene encoding Bcbmt2, which translates into the protein MGINKKTKLKSLSQGRPPTIKKPAQRISSKATRTIIRKHHTLEKQKAKALADGDEVKAAALTREIASQGGLESYQRASLIGQGSDRGGDSSKILMDWLAPLCKDLKGLVEKKSPVRMLEVGALSTTNACSRSHTFHVERIDLNSQSEGITQQDFMERPLPKDETEKFNIISLSLVLNYVPDGVGRGNMLLRTRKFLETICPAGDGFSEWFPALFLVLPSPCVNNSRYMDEARLEAIMESLGFVMVKKKLSNKLVYYLWRLQSPTMKPRHWKKEEIRAGGSRNNFSIVLKN
- the Bcrpl25 gene encoding Bcrpl25 produces the protein MAPVAKKGAAAKGGNKKANAAAKATLKGVHSHKVRKVRLSTTFRRPKTLQLSRAPKYPRTSIVSQPRLDEHKVIIHPLNTESAMKKIEENNTLVFIVDIKANKAQIKEALKKLYDIDTVKINTLIRPDGSKKAFARLTADVDALDIAATKLAIV
- the Bctim8 gene encoding Bctim8, translated to MDSSSLQQTPDLSKLSDRDKQELQQFIVNETQKARIQQSVHSLTDVCWKKCVTGSIRSGKLDKSEESCTMNCVERFLDSSMAVITHLNTMRTNGGA